The stretch of DNA ACACCCGGCCGCCCCAACACCATCGGCCCCGCAGCCACCCGCCCGCCCCCGGCCAGCACCCGCATCCCCACGGCCCGCGCCAACCACCGCTCCTGCCCGGCCGGCCACAGGTACCGCGGCACCTCCTGCACACACACCACATCCACCGCACAGGCCCGCACCACCCGCACCAACGCCCGCCGGTCGTCGCGCAGCGAACGGATGTTGTACGTGAGAAGACGCATGCCCTCATCTATGCATGAAAGGGTCGGCTGCACTATCCAGGGGCGCGGGGAACTGCGCGAAGCGGGAGAAGCGCGCCTCGAAGATCGCAACGATGCCCACCTGCACCATCAACGGACAGTGCAACTGGGCATCGCTGTAAGACAGCAGCAGAGTGCAGGGCTGGCCGCGCCGTTCCCCGCGCCCCTGGAGGTGCGACTAGATCCTGGCGAGATCTGCCGCGCCGACGATGCCGGCGGCGGACCCCATCGAGGCCAGGACCACCTCGGCGCGGGGGCGGTGGACGCCGCCGGTGAGGTAGTTCTCGAAGGACTTGGCGACCGGGTCGAGCAGGAGGGAGCCCGAGTCGGAGACGCCGCCGCCGAGGACGAAGACGCCCGGGTCGAAGAGGGCGGCCAGGTCGGCCATGCCGCGGCCGAGCCAGTCGGCGAGTTCGGCGTAGCACTCGAGGGCGAGCGGGTCGCCCTCCTCCGCGGCCTGGGTGATGTGGATGCCGCGGATGGTCTCGGCCACCCCGTCGTTGAGCTCCAGCATCCGGCGGCCGGCCACCGGGTCGGCGGCGGCCTTCTCCCGGCCGTAGCGCCGCAGGGCGCGGCCGGAGCCGTACTGCTCCCAGCAGCCCTTGCCGCCGCAGCCGCAGAGCAGCCCGTCCGGCACCATGTTGAGGTGCCCGATCTCGCCGGCCACGCCGAACCGGCCGCGGTGCAGGCGGCCGTCCAGGACCAGCCCGCCGCCGATGCCGGTGCCCACCGTGATGAGCACCATGTCGGAGTGGTCGGCGGCAGCCCCGAAGCGGAACTCGGCCCAGGCGGCGCAGTTGGCGTCGTTCTCCACCACCGTGTCGACGCCGGTGAGCTCCTCGATCCGCTGCTTGAGCGGCTCGGCCTCCCAGGCGATGTTCGGCGCGAAGATGACGGTCGACCGGCTGGAGTCGACGAAGCCGGGGGCGCCCACGCCGACGGCGTTCACCGCCGGGTACTGCTCCCGGAGCTCGCGCACGGCCTGCGCGATGGCATCAACCGCCCACTGCGGGTCGGCCGGGGTGGGGACCCGAGTCCGCGCCAGGATCTCGCCGTTCTCGTCGACCACGCCGGCCGCGATCTTGGTGCCGCCGACATCGACGCCGATGGTCAGAGCCATGTCTCCCTCAGCTTTTCACTCGTTCCCGCTGAGCGGAACGGTACCCGCTGAAGCGTGCTCCCGTACACACCAATGCGTACAGGATCCGAAAACAATCCGACGACTTTCCGAAGTCGTGGCTTCAAGTGTCGTACGATCCGCCCCGCAGGGTGACCACGAACGGCCAGGCCGGTGCCAGAACCGGAATCAGTCTTAACTACTTGTCCGACGGCTCGTCAAGGTCGATCGGCTCCCCGTCGGCCTTCCCGGGCGCGGCCCAGCGGCGCTCCTGGCCGGCCACCGCGGCCCGGTACGCGGCCAGCAGCTCGTGGCCGGCGGCGGCCAGGTGGCCGAAGACCTCGGGGTGCTGCTCGCGCAGCCGCTCCCCGGCCTGCTGCGCCTTGTCCCCCACCGCCGTCGCGAACCGGCGGACCTCCTCCACCAGCTCGTTCGGCTGCTCGGCCACGGTCCTGTTCCTCTCCACTGAAGTCGTACGGGGGTCGATGGGGGCTCAGCGCGGCCAGAGCGCCGGATCCGGCGCGAACCGCAGAGCGAGCACCCCGTCCGTGAGCCCCGCGCCGCTCACCGTGCAGCGCCGCAGCGCCGAGGGCAGCGGCAGCACCCGACGGTACGCGCCGAGGCCGAGCACCAGCTCGTCCCCGCGCCGGACCAGTTCCAGATCGGCGCGCTCCGCGCCGGGCAGCGGGATCCGCCAGACCAGCAGCCCGTCCTCGGCCCGCCGGTCCTCGACCTCCCAGGGGGCGGCCACCGGCACGGCCGGGCCGGCGCCGTCCCCGTACAGCTGGGCGGCGACCGTCTCCAGGGTGCCCTCGGGCCGGCGCGAGACCAGCACCGGCACCCCGGTCTCCTCGGCCAGGGTGGCGAGCCGGGCCCGCTGGCGGGCGGCCTGGCCGGCCAGCCACTCGTCGCTGGAGGCGGCCGCGGCCACCGGCAGCGCGCGGTGGGCGACCACGGCGTCCAGCCGGTGCCCGTGCAGGGCGAGGCCGGAGCGGATCCGGCGCAGCTCGGCCGGGTCGAAGGAGTCCGCGTCCACGGCCAGCCGCACCGAGGTGCCCGGCGCCTCGATCACGGCGCGAGCGGCGGCCAGCGCCTCCGCCGCCCAGGACCGGGCCTCGAAGAGCCACTCGGCGGGCATCGGCACCCCGGCCACGGCGGCCAGCAGCGGCCGCAGCGCGCGGGCGGCCTGCCGCTGCTCGGGCAGTAGCCGGGCCAGGTAGCGGTCGAGCTGTTCGGGCAGCGCGAGCGCGGCCAGCAGCTCGGCGGGGGCGGGCGCGGCGACCACCAGCACCTCGGCCTCGGCGCCGCGCAGCGCGCGCAGCAGCGCGAGCTGGCGGGTGCCGGGCAGGGGGGTGAGCTCCTCCGCGTCCAGCGGCGCCGCCCCGAGCAGGTCCAGCGCGGGCTTGAGCCGGGGGCCCAGCTCGTCCAGCGCCCCCCGGAAGGCGGCCTGCTCGTCGAGCCGGGCCACGCTCAGCGGCCCCTCGTACGCCACCGGCTCGGCGCCGAGCCGGGTGTCGAGCAGCGCGTCGAGCCGCCGGTGCGGGTCGTCGGCGGCGAACAGCAGCGTCCGGTGGCCCCGGCGGGCGGCGTGCAGGGCCGTGGCGGCGGCGACGAGGGCGGAGCCCTCGCCGGTCACCAGGATCGTTCTGGCGGCCACTAGCCTTCTACGCGCTTCTTCAGGCCGGCCAGGGCCCGGTCGATGATGACCTTCTCGGCCTTGCGCTTGATCATGCCCAGCATCGGGATCTTGACGTCCACGGCCAGCTGGTAGGTGACCTCGGTGCCGCCGGCGGCCGGGGCGAGGGCGTAGGAGCCGTCCAGCGAGCGGAGCATCTGGCTCTTGACCAGCGTCCAGCTGACCTCGCGGTCGCCGTCCCAGGTGTAGGCGAGGGTGTGGTCGTCGCGGATGGCCCCGGCGTCGAGCAGCAGGCGCACCTGGGCGGCCCGACCGTTCTCGGCCGTCTCGAGCACCTCGATCTCCTTGACCTCGCCCGTCCACTCCGGGTAGGCCGCGAAATCGGCGATCACGGCCATCACCTCGGCCGGGGTCGCCGCGATGGTGATGCTCGACCTGGTGTGTTCCGCCATGGAACGGCCCTCCGCGTCTCGTCAGGTGTGCGCCCAGGGCAGGTTATCGCGCCGGGCGGGACCCGTTCGCCCTTGGGGCACCGGTGTGCGCACGGGTGCGGGGGCCGCCCCCCGGGGTGCTACCGGCGGGTCACGTCGGCACTGTCATAAGGTGCTGGAGAGGGCCATCGGGGCTCCGACCTGCGGTGTGACTCTTCGAACACCGGGCCGACTTCCCTGGTCATTCGACTTACCGGGCAGTAACGTCCTGCCGTCCCGCAGCGTCGCAGACGAGGAGCAGTCT from Kitasatospora sp. MMS16-BH015 encodes:
- a CDS encoding ROK family glucokinase encodes the protein MALTIGVDVGGTKIAAGVVDENGEILARTRVPTPADPQWAVDAIAQAVRELREQYPAVNAVGVGAPGFVDSSRSTVIFAPNIAWEAEPLKQRIEELTGVDTVVENDANCAAWAEFRFGAAADHSDMVLITVGTGIGGGLVLDGRLHRGRFGVAGEIGHLNMVPDGLLCGCGGKGCWEQYGSGRALRRYGREKAAADPVAGRRMLELNDGVAETIRGIHITQAAEEGDPLALECYAELADWLGRGMADLAALFDPGVFVLGGGVSDSGSLLLDPVAKSFENYLTGGVHRPRAEVVLASMGSAAGIVGAADLARI
- a CDS encoding DUF5304 family protein, producing MAEQPNELVEEVRRFATAVGDKAQQAGERLREQHPEVFGHLAAAGHELLAAYRAAVAGQERRWAAPGKADGEPIDLDEPSDK
- a CDS encoding ArsA-related P-loop ATPase; translation: MAARTILVTGEGSALVAAATALHAARRGHRTLLFAADDPHRRLDALLDTRLGAEPVAYEGPLSVARLDEQAAFRGALDELGPRLKPALDLLGAAPLDAEELTPLPGTRQLALLRALRGAEAEVLVVAAPAPAELLAALALPEQLDRYLARLLPEQRQAARALRPLLAAVAGVPMPAEWLFEARSWAAEALAAARAVIEAPGTSVRLAVDADSFDPAELRRIRSGLALHGHRLDAVVAHRALPVAAAASSDEWLAGQAARQRARLATLAEETGVPVLVSRRPEGTLETVAAQLYGDGAGPAVPVAAPWEVEDRRAEDGLLVWRIPLPGAERADLELVRRGDELVLGLGAYRRVLPLPSALRRCTVSGAGLTDGVLALRFAPDPALWPR
- a CDS encoding SRPBCC family protein, whose amino-acid sequence is MAEHTRSSITIAATPAEVMAVIADFAAYPEWTGEVKEIEVLETAENGRAAQVRLLLDAGAIRDDHTLAYTWDGDREVSWTLVKSQMLRSLDGSYALAPAAGGTEVTYQLAVDVKIPMLGMIKRKAEKVIIDRALAGLKKRVEG